The Sesamum indicum cultivar Zhongzhi No. 13 linkage group LG1, S_indicum_v1.0, whole genome shotgun sequence genome includes a window with the following:
- the LOC105166995 gene encoding putative late blight resistance protein homolog R1A-3 yields the protein MMDEELAECVYKTLKGRTYLIVMDDMWSTKTWDDVRRFFPDDQNGSRVLITTRLSDVAVYASSSSLHQMRFLDEEWSWNLLHDKVFEQQSCPPELERIGRNIAQSCGGLPLAIAVVAGILAKVDRTPYHWEKIVENISAAVASNDEHFSKI from the coding sequence ATGATGGATGAAGAACTAGCCGAGTGTGTCTACAAAACTTTAAAGGGTAGGACTTATCTCATTGTAATGGATGATATGTGGAGTACAAAAACTTGGGATGATGTGAGGAGATTTTTTCCGGATGACCAGAATGGAAGTCGGGTCTTGATAACCACCAGGCTATCTGATGTGGCTGTGTATGCATCTTCAAGCTCACTTCATCAGATGCGCTTCTTAGATGAGGAGTGGAGCTGGAATCTACTTCATGACAAGGTGTTTGAACAACAAAGTTGCCCACCTGAATTAGAGAGAATTGGCAGAAATATTGCTCAAAGCTGTGGCGGACTTCCCCTTGCAATTGCTGTGGTTGCTGGAATTCTCGCAAAGGTGGACAGGACCCCATATCATTGGGAGAAGATTGTAGAAAATATAAGCGCAGCTGTGGCCTCAAATGATGAACACTTCTCAAAGATATAG
- the LOC105166323 gene encoding uncharacterized protein LOC105166323, whose translation MDQRGGCCIARYAGGAYDMSKVDRIMLRFRPIAPKPASTNGSLSGGGSSGSTTPENSGPSVKTGRGKRRHAAKDGSNSTVNKRNCNSRRRKSSPQNTDSGGSVSGEEKVVKTLPLLPEVSEVKESPKVASKKSFPLWLSFGNGGSGGGMVAPAAARSGLDDPTAPMGRMVVVGSWVKVECVTDTWVVGCYGYDGIGRTDEERVRSLDLDTCPGFISDGLNRVRWTNAAYRRMVAGEGAGEGEVAAWLVVEEGVSLPVGCTAFTCRVKVVTCGKEKNPKTVPCDVWRMDCGGFAWRLDTTAALSLGR comes from the coding sequence ATGGACCAGAGGGGTGGGTGCTGTATAGCAAGGTACGCCGGGGGTGCGTATGATATGTCTAAGGTGGACCGTATAATGCTTAGGTTTCGTCCCATAGCTCCAAAACCAGCTTCCACCAACGGATCTCTTTCCGGTGGTGGAAGCAGCGGATCCACCACGCCGGAAAACAGCGGCCCGTCTGTTAAAACAGGCCGCGGTAAGAGAAGGCATGCGGCTAAAGATGGGAGTAATAGTACTGTGAACAAGCGGAATTGTAATAGCAGGAGAAGGAAGTCATCGCCGCAAAACACCGACTCCGGTGGATCTGTTTCCGGCGAAGAGAAGGTTGTTAAAACTCTGCCGTTACTGCCGGAGGTATCAGAGGTGAAGGAAAGTCCGAAGGTAGCGTCGAAGAAGAGTTTTCCTTTGTGGCTGAGCTTTGGAAATGGAGGAAGCGGTGGTGGGATGGTGGCTCCTGCGGCGGCTCGATCGGGTTTGGACGATCCAACGGCGCCGATGGGGcggatggtggtggtggggtcGTGGGTGAAGGTGGAATGCGTGACGGACACGTGGGTGGTGGGTTGTTATGGCTACGACGGAATAGGGCGTACGGACGAGGAGAGGGTGAGGAGTTTGGATCTGGACACGTGTCCGGGGTTCATATCCGACGGCCTGAACAGGGTAAGGTGGACGAATGCGGCGTACAGGAGGATGGTGGCGGGGGAAGGGGCCGGGGAGGGGGAGGTGGCGGCGTGGTTGGTGGTGGAGGAGGGGGTGAGCCTGCCGGTAGGATGCACGGCGTTCACGTGCAGGGTGAAGGTGGTTACGTGCGGGAAGGAGAAGAACCCTAAAACGGTGCCGTGCGACGTGTGGAGAATGGACTGTGGAGGGTTTGCATGGAGACTGGACACTACGGCTGCACTCTCTTTGGGTCGGTAA
- the LOC105166335 gene encoding uncharacterized protein LOC105166335 isoform X1, with protein MATSAFKSTTKRAAIGGSSSGDSSRSSLRRSRSLSRFSRPIEPEPEPDTETDYNKNVPRGKFVNTTRGSKMPFPEISLDDLALEFFSSSSKNDNESDGGVVERNGREGRSVSRRAEIGRWASDTASSRRRGRSVSRARGNVVSSNSASAKNVISSDAGSRRRRSLSVARYQISDSESEVDHSQNSRNRAYVKAPISGSNQMSLAPMGTASNTRRLARSRSHKDLVHDGYSSHSSALTDEESKDTHIGKNGYEKIIKTVYAQKKAEHPTENVGNGGFYEAMRKELRYAVEEIRTELNQVHQNKSAMGRNQTAVASSDCLKPENSDALQDFSRITEKYAPKFEQEKRGQAISKMVKGLPHPRTSAIAEKPSRARKRSSDRSRTSKRLIEEAERIFEDFLSNVEDTDISSLDGERSDGSSSFGGMMKGRDAAIMEAETYRTPAGSTPPPVEMDGVILPWLQWETSPDGSLSGKNKTLTPMTPKTLEWNSEKDVVLLHDPSSHSVSSQGSSSPALFNSPFMKKREEICKSREVSNDCVSCFDMEEYLNLQNNDELLFEMYRERNRINSGGLLLCTGALY; from the exons ATGGCGACATCAGCATTCAAGTCAACCACCAAGAGGGCTGCCATCGGAGGCTCCAGCTCTGGGGATTCTAGCCGCAGCTCCCTCCGTCGTTCCCGAAGCCTTAGCCGGTTCTCCCGACCCATTGAGCCGGAGCCGGAGCCGGATACTGAGACGGACTACAACAAGAATGTGCCCAGGGGGAAGTTCGTGAACACTACGAGGGGGTCTAAGATGCCGTTTCCGGAGATCAGCTTAGATGATCTGGCGCTTGagttcttctcttcttcttcgaAGAATGACAATGAGAGCGACGGAGGAGTGGTGGAGAGGAATGGGAGAGAGGGGCGGTCGGTTTCTCGGCGTGCGGAGATAGGGCGATGGGCGAGTGATACGGCGTCGTCTAGGAGAAGGGGACGGTCAGTGTCGAGGGCTCGCGGGAATGTTGTTTCTAGCAACTCTGCCTCAGCCAAAAATGTCATTTCATCTGATGCGGGTTCACGGCGGAGGAGGTCTCTTTCGGTGGCCAGGTATCAGATTAGCGACTCTGAG AGTGAGGTAGatcattctcagaattcaagaAATCGTGCTTATGTGAAGGCTCCCATTAGTGGGAGTAACCAAATGTCATTGGCACCAATGGGAACAGCTTCAAACACTCGGCGGCTTGCTAGATCTCGAAGCCACAAAGACCTCGTACATGATGGTTACTCT AGTCACTCTTCTGCCCTGACTGATGAAGAATCAAAGGATACTCATATTGGGAAAAATGGATATGAGAAGATAATCAAGACAGTTTATGCTCAGAAGAAG GCTGAGCACCCTACTGAGAACGTTGGAAATGGTGGATTCTATGAAGCAATGCGGAAAGAACTCAGATATGCTGTTGAAGAAATTCGAACTGAATTAAATCAAGTGCATCAGAACAAATCA GCAATGGGAAGAAATCAAACAGCTGTAGCCAGCAGTGACTGCTTGAAACCAGAAAATTCTGATGCTCTCCAGGACTTCTCTAGAATCACAGAGAAATATGCACCCAAATTTGAGCAg GAAAAACGAGGTCAAGCAATCTCTAAAATGGTCAAAGGACTTCCTCATCCAAGAACTTCAGCTATAGCAGAGAAGCCATCACGAGCCAGAAAg AGAAGTAGTGACAGAAGTAGGACGTCAAAAAGATTGATTGAGGAGGCTGAAAGAATCTTCGAGGACTTCCTTTCTAATGTTGAAGATACAGACATATCTTCCTTGGATGGGGAAAGAAGTGATGGAAGTTCGTCTTTTGGAGGGATGATGAAGGGCAGAGATGCTGCAATAATGGAGGCTGAAACTTACAGAACTCCAGCAGGATCAACTCCTCCTCCAGTTGAAATGGATGGTGTTATTTTGCCCTGGTTGCAGTGGGAGACTAGTCCTGATGGTTCTCTCTCCGGAAAGAACAAGACACTAACTCCTATGACTCCCAAGACTCTAGAATGGAATTCAGAAAAG GATGTGGTCCTGTTACACGACCCAAGTAGTCATTCTGTCAGCAGTCAAGGTAGTTCAAGCCCTGCGCTTTTTAATAGTCCATTcatgaagaaaagagaagagataTGCAAGTCCAGAGAAGTCAGCAATGACTGCGTGTCCTGCTTTGATATGGAGGAGTACCTTAACCTGCAGAACAATGACGAACTATTGTTTGAGATGTATAGAGAACGGAACAGAATAAATTCCGGTGGTTTACTGCTTTGTACTGGTGCCCTTTATTAA
- the LOC105166988 gene encoding putative late blight resistance protein homolog R1B-16: protein MGGFPEDYNIPVSKLTKLWVAEGFLRLNGPKSLEDLAEEYVEDLVKRNLLLVTRKRSNGKIRFCRLHDLLRDLSIRKAQEKEFLHVVNTCVRGIQNRHRLSIHSVISHEFLDEYARASPIHSENLLLPLSISKLKILQTLMIRVYGWDTSDSILVLPFQIWEMPKLRHLIFFQGSMLHTPSAAAPSGGQVLENLQTLYVDNFRFTSNTIEMIPNLKKLKLYYDDASTAKWAKYCLNNLVHLCQLETLNLMFTFMLMCEVDPFPASFAFPPKLKKLTLSKCRLPWQGMAVIRSLLNLEVLKLRYIAIIGEEWEYSDGEFQRLKFLLMEKLNLRSWSVESTHFPCLERLVIKQCLQLEDIPCEIGDIPTLELIEVDGGSKSAADSAVFIQEEQRSLGNDLLQTANLVVEKLLIYGSVSARRRSNMAYAALVSLAQTLEQVNHHHRYCCIPPSEEQQLESLQEKLIFLQAFLEDYSQTGGETVE, encoded by the exons ATGGGAGGTTTTCCAGAGGATTACAACATTCCGGTCTCCAAGCTCACCAAGTTATGGGTAGCTGAAGGATTTCTAAGACTGAATGGGCCTAAAAGCTTAGAAGATTTAGCAGAGGAGTATGTGGAAGATCTTGTTAAAAGAAATCTTCTTTTGGTCACTCGGAAGAGATCCAATGGAAAAATTAGATTCTGCAGGTTACATGATCTCTTGAGGGACTTGAGCATACGGAAAGCTCAAGAAAAGGAATTTCTTCATGTCGTCAACACTTGTGTGAGAGGCATCCAAAACCGGCATCGTCTGAGTATCCACTCTGTTATTTCTCATGAATTTCTGGATGAGTACGCCCGTGCCTCGCCTATCCATTCT GAAAATCTCTTGCTCCCTTTATCAATTTCAAAACTAAAGATTCTTCAGACCTTAATGATACGTGTATACGGATGGGATACAAGTGATAGCATATTAGTTCTACCATTTCAGATATGGGAAATGCCAAAATTAAGGCATCTTATCTTTTTCCAAGGAAGCATGTTACACACTCCTTCGGCTGCTGCACCAAGTGGCGGGCAAGTTCTAGAAAATCTGCAAACACTCTATGTGGACAACTTCAGATTCACAAGCAATACCATTGAAATGATTCCGAACTTAAAGAAGTTGAAGCTTTACTATGATGATGCGTCCACAGCAAAGTGGGCAAAGTATTGCCTCAACAATCTGGTCCATCTGTGCCAACTTGAAACTCTGAATCTCATGTTTACCTTTATGTTGATGTGTGAAGTGGATCCTTTCCCTGCAAGCTTTGCTTTCCCACCCAAGCTTAAGAAGTTAACTCTAAGCAAATGCAGACTTCCTTGGCAAGGTATGGCGGTTATTCGTTCGTTGTTAAATCTTGAAGTACTCAAATTAAGATACATAGCCATTATAGGGGAAGAGTGGGAATACAGTGATGGGGAATTCCAAAGGCTGAAATTCTTGCTGATGGAGAAGTTAAATCTCAGAAGTTGGTCAGTAGAAAGCACTCACTTCCCATGTCTTGAGCGCCTGGTCATCAAACAGTGTCTACAACTAGAGGATATCCCTTGTGAGATTGGGGACATACCAACACTTGAGTTGATTGAGGTAGACGGAGGAAGCAAGTCTGCTGCTGATTCAGCAGTATTCAtacaagaagaacaaagaagcCTGGGAAACGATCTCCTTCAA ACCGCGAATCTTGTGGTGGAAAAACTGTTGATATATGGAAGTGTTAGTGCGAGAAG AAGATCAAACATGGCTTATGCTGCTCTTGTTTCTCTAGCTCAAACACTAGAGCAGGTAAACCATCATCATCGATATTGTTGTATTCCTCCAAGTGAGGAGCAACAGTTGGAATCCCTCCAAGAAAAGTTAATCTTCTTGCAAGCTTTTCTGGAGGATTATTCGCAGACTGGTGGAGAAACAGTTGAATGA
- the LOC105166329 gene encoding transcription factor GTE10: MAPTIPIDYTGHRESRKFSKTGSVVMMGKTRKVSKGHSTGFVPDYRHAVETMAESEGFGSSGRLDTELAASQDSCIPSTKRIGLNVDGYDRSVVPIRFLSLSKMSTLERRDLEVRLRSELEQVRKLQRKIASYTLDAADVYSFQNGAKRPATVESLPMSTNDAPTAPGKKKCTSIRNGPRTKGGPVAARRNESVKQGPPQSTSFVMVMKQCEALLTRLMAHQHAWIFNDPVDIVRHNIPDYFNVIKHPMDLGTVKSKLLSNQYSSPAEFASDVRLTFKNAMTYNPPGHDVHIMAEVMSKYFEVRWKPIERKIPPAGDESTSKSSVIIEPESAFVPPSRKQKTVSMENKVKQERDKRAMTDVEKQKLGVELESLLAELPDNIVNFMKESTLNSSQVSEDEIEIDIDTLSDDTLFTLRKLLDDYLLEKQKKQAPLEPCEIEMQKESGFRNLSSCKDHEPADEYVDIGSDDPPPMSSSPPIKIDKDTGRKNSNCTSSRSSSSESGSSSTDSESSSASEVDGVKNSVPASVVNKTVDTRVERKDSCLGDPNVGDPLHGNAQDSSVANSYSMEPPNCRQEGESAPPERQVSPEKQYRAALLRSRFADIIIKAQENTIEKGGKPDSEKLKLEKEELERRRREEKARLQAEAKAAEEARKKAEVEAAAEARRKRELEREAARQALQQMEKTVDINENSQFMEDLEMFRSAPDEHLHSFIEEASPENSLKGLGSFKFRANSNPLEQLGLYMKNDEEEEEEVEPQSILDTSNDPEEGEID, encoded by the exons ATGGCACCTACTATCCCGATAGATTACACAGGGCACAGGGAATCGCGAAAGTTCTCAAAGACTGGGTCGGTGGTTATGATGGGGAAAACACGGAAAGTTTCCAAGGGTCACTCCACTGGGTTTGTACCAGATTATCGTCATGCAGTGGAGACAATGGCTGAATCAGAAGGTTTTGGGAGCTCTGGCCGGCTTGACACCGAGTTGGCTGCTTCGCAGGATTCTTGTATTCCTAGTACCAAACGCATTGGCTTGAATGTGGATGGATATGATAGGTCTGTTGTGCCCATTAGGTTCTTATCACTATCTAAGATGTCAACCTTGGAGAGGAGGGATTTAGAGGTGAGGTTGAGGAGTGAGCTTGAACAAGTCAGGAAACTTCAGAGGAAGATAGCTTCTTATACTTTAGATGCTGCAGATGTTTATAGTTTTCAAAATGGAGCAAAGAGACCTGCTACGGTTGAAAGCTTGCCAATGTCTACTAATGATGCGCCTACGGCGCcaggaaagaaaaaatgtaCTTCTATAAGAAATGGGCCGCGCACTAAAGGCGGGCCTGTGGCAGCCAGGAGAAATGAATCAGTGAAGCAGGGCCCTCCACAGAGTACAAGTTTTGTTATGGTGATGAAACAGTGTGAGGCACTGTTAACTAGGCTGATGGCGCATCAGCATGCGTGGATCTTTAACGATCCGGTGGATATCGTAAGACATAATATACCAGATTACTTCAATGTAATTAAACATCCGATGGATTTGGGGACAGTAAAAAGTAAGTTACTTTCAAATCAGTATTCAAGTCCGGCGGAGTTTGCTTCGGATGTAAGACTCACGTTCAAAAATGCAATGACCTATAACCCCCCTGGACATGATGTTCATATTATGGCTGAGGTAATGAGTAAATACTTTGAAGTGAGGTGGAAACCAATTGAGAGGAAAATTCCACCAGCAGGAGATGAATCCACATCAAAGTCAAGTGTCATTATAGAACCTGAGAGTGCGTTTGTGCCTCCTTCCAGGAAGCAGAAAACTGTTTCCATGGAAAACAAGGTGAAGCAAGAAAGAGATAAGCGGGCAATGACTGACGTTGAGAAACAAAAACTGGGTGTGGAGTTGGAATCATTATTGGCGGAATTGCCTGACAATATAgtcaattttatgaaagaGAGCACTCTAAATAGTAGTCAAGTCAGCGAGGATGAGATAGAAATTGACATTGACACTCTTAGCGATGATACACTATTCACCTTGCGGAAACTTTTGGATGATTATCTACTGGAGAAGCAGAAAAAACAAGCACCGCTGGAGCCCTGTGAAATTGAG ATGCAAAAGGAATCAGGGTTTAGAAACCTCTCTAGCTGCAAAg ACCATGAGCCAGCTGATGAGTATGTGGATATTGGTAGCGATGATCCTCCACCTATGTCCAGTTCTCCTCCAATAAAGATTGATAAGGATACTGGCCGAAAAAACAGTAATTGCACTAGTTCAAGAAGCTCCAGTAGTGAGTCAGGATCCTCATCCACGG ATTCTGAAAGTTCTTCCGCCAGTGAAGTTGACGGTGTCAAAAATTCAGTTCCTGCAAGTGTTGTGAAT AAAACTGTAGATACTAGAGTAGAACGGAAAGACAGTTGCCTTGGCGATCCAAATGTTGGAG ACCCTTTGCATGGGAATGCTCAGGACAGTTCAGTGGCAAACTCTTACTCTATGGAGCCGCCCAACTGTCGCCAAGAGG GGGAGAGTGCTCCACCAGAAAGGCAAGTCTCCCCTGAAAAGCAATACCGTGCAGCTTTATTGAGAAGCCGATTTGctgatatcataattaaagCTCAAGAGAATACCATTGAAAAA gGAGGAAAACCAGATTCTGAGAAATTGAAGCTCGAGAAAGAGGAGCTTGAAAGGCGAAGAAGAGAAG AGAAAGCCCGATTACAAGCCGAGGCCAAAGCTGCAGAAGAGGCCAGAAAAAAGGCTGAAGTTGAAGCTGCAGCAGAAGCCAGAAGGAAAAGGGAACTTGAAAGGGAAGCCGCTCGCCAAGCTCTGCAGCAG ATGGAGAAGACTGTTGATATCAACGAGAATAGTCAGTTTATGGAAGATCTGGAGATGTTCAGGTCTGCTCCAGACGAGCACTTACACAGCTTCATAGAGGAGGCAAGCCCTGAAAACTCTCTGAAAGGTCTTGGTAGTTTCAAGTTTCGGGCAAATAGTAATCCATTGGAGCAACTTGGGTTGTACATGAAAAatgatgaggaggaggaggaagaagtcGAACCTCAAAGCATTCTCGATACTTCAAATGATCCTGAAGAAGGAGAGATTGATTGA
- the LOC105166335 gene encoding uncharacterized protein LOC105166335 isoform X2, with the protein MATSAFKSTTKRAAIGGSSSGDSSRSSLRRSRSLSRFSRPIEPEPEPDTETDYNKNVPRGKFVNTTRGSKMPFPEISLDDLALEFFSSSSKNDNESDGGVVERNGREGRSVSRRAEIGRWASDTASSRRRGRSVSRARGNVVSSNSASAKNVISSDAGSRRRRSLSVARYQISDSESEVDHSQNSRNRAYVKAPISGSNQMSLAPMGTASNTRRLARSRSHKDLVHDGYSSHSSALTDEESKDTHIGKNGYEKIIKTVYAQKKAEHPTENVGNGGFYEAMRKELRYAVEEIRTELNQAMGRNQTAVASSDCLKPENSDALQDFSRITEKYAPKFEQEKRGQAISKMVKGLPHPRTSAIAEKPSRARKRSSDRSRTSKRLIEEAERIFEDFLSNVEDTDISSLDGERSDGSSSFGGMMKGRDAAIMEAETYRTPAGSTPPPVEMDGVILPWLQWETSPDGSLSGKNKTLTPMTPKTLEWNSEKDVVLLHDPSSHSVSSQGSSSPALFNSPFMKKREEICKSREVSNDCVSCFDMEEYLNLQNNDELLFEMYRERNRINSGGLLLCTGALY; encoded by the exons ATGGCGACATCAGCATTCAAGTCAACCACCAAGAGGGCTGCCATCGGAGGCTCCAGCTCTGGGGATTCTAGCCGCAGCTCCCTCCGTCGTTCCCGAAGCCTTAGCCGGTTCTCCCGACCCATTGAGCCGGAGCCGGAGCCGGATACTGAGACGGACTACAACAAGAATGTGCCCAGGGGGAAGTTCGTGAACACTACGAGGGGGTCTAAGATGCCGTTTCCGGAGATCAGCTTAGATGATCTGGCGCTTGagttcttctcttcttcttcgaAGAATGACAATGAGAGCGACGGAGGAGTGGTGGAGAGGAATGGGAGAGAGGGGCGGTCGGTTTCTCGGCGTGCGGAGATAGGGCGATGGGCGAGTGATACGGCGTCGTCTAGGAGAAGGGGACGGTCAGTGTCGAGGGCTCGCGGGAATGTTGTTTCTAGCAACTCTGCCTCAGCCAAAAATGTCATTTCATCTGATGCGGGTTCACGGCGGAGGAGGTCTCTTTCGGTGGCCAGGTATCAGATTAGCGACTCTGAG AGTGAGGTAGatcattctcagaattcaagaAATCGTGCTTATGTGAAGGCTCCCATTAGTGGGAGTAACCAAATGTCATTGGCACCAATGGGAACAGCTTCAAACACTCGGCGGCTTGCTAGATCTCGAAGCCACAAAGACCTCGTACATGATGGTTACTCT AGTCACTCTTCTGCCCTGACTGATGAAGAATCAAAGGATACTCATATTGGGAAAAATGGATATGAGAAGATAATCAAGACAGTTTATGCTCAGAAGAAG GCTGAGCACCCTACTGAGAACGTTGGAAATGGTGGATTCTATGAAGCAATGCGGAAAGAACTCAGATATGCTGTTGAAGAAATTCGAACTGAATTAAATCAA GCAATGGGAAGAAATCAAACAGCTGTAGCCAGCAGTGACTGCTTGAAACCAGAAAATTCTGATGCTCTCCAGGACTTCTCTAGAATCACAGAGAAATATGCACCCAAATTTGAGCAg GAAAAACGAGGTCAAGCAATCTCTAAAATGGTCAAAGGACTTCCTCATCCAAGAACTTCAGCTATAGCAGAGAAGCCATCACGAGCCAGAAAg AGAAGTAGTGACAGAAGTAGGACGTCAAAAAGATTGATTGAGGAGGCTGAAAGAATCTTCGAGGACTTCCTTTCTAATGTTGAAGATACAGACATATCTTCCTTGGATGGGGAAAGAAGTGATGGAAGTTCGTCTTTTGGAGGGATGATGAAGGGCAGAGATGCTGCAATAATGGAGGCTGAAACTTACAGAACTCCAGCAGGATCAACTCCTCCTCCAGTTGAAATGGATGGTGTTATTTTGCCCTGGTTGCAGTGGGAGACTAGTCCTGATGGTTCTCTCTCCGGAAAGAACAAGACACTAACTCCTATGACTCCCAAGACTCTAGAATGGAATTCAGAAAAG GATGTGGTCCTGTTACACGACCCAAGTAGTCATTCTGTCAGCAGTCAAGGTAGTTCAAGCCCTGCGCTTTTTAATAGTCCATTcatgaagaaaagagaagagataTGCAAGTCCAGAGAAGTCAGCAATGACTGCGTGTCCTGCTTTGATATGGAGGAGTACCTTAACCTGCAGAACAATGACGAACTATTGTTTGAGATGTATAGAGAACGGAACAGAATAAATTCCGGTGGTTTACTGCTTTGTACTGGTGCCCTTTATTAA